From Roseburia hominis, the proteins below share one genomic window:
- a CDS encoding O-acetylhomoserine aminocarboxypropyltransferase/cysteine synthase family protein: MSKKTRAEREFRFETLQLHVGQEQPDPVTDARAVPIYQTSSYVFRNSEHAAARFGLSDAGNIYGRLTNPTEDVFEKRIAALEGGVAALAVASGAAAITYTFQNLAKNGDHIVAAKNIYGGTYNLLAHTLPQYGITTTFVDPFDYEQVEGAILDNTKAVFIETLGNPNSDVVDIEKLAGIAHAHKIPLVIDNTFATPYLVRPIEYGADIVVHSATKFIGGHGTTIGGVIVDSGKFDWEESGKFPSLTEPNPSYHGISFTKAVGAAAFVTKIRAILLRDTGATLSPFHAFFFLQGLETLSLRVERHVENALKVVEYLNNHPQVEAVHHPSVSSDPLQKELYQKYFPDGGGSIFTFEIKGDAEKAKAFIDNLELFSLLANVADVKSLVIHPASTTHSQLNEEELLDQGIKPNTIRLSIGTENIADIIEDLDEAFKAVSEK, translated from the coding sequence ATGAGCAAGAAAACCAGAGCAGAGCGAGAATTTAGATTTGAGACATTACAGCTTCATGTAGGACAGGAACAACCCGATCCGGTAACAGACGCAAGGGCGGTTCCGATTTACCAGACTTCTTCTTATGTATTTCGCAACAGTGAGCATGCTGCGGCTAGGTTTGGACTCAGTGATGCGGGAAATATCTACGGCAGACTGACCAACCCCACGGAGGACGTGTTCGAGAAGCGTATTGCGGCGTTGGAGGGCGGAGTGGCAGCTCTTGCCGTGGCTTCCGGAGCGGCAGCGATTACCTATACGTTCCAGAACCTGGCCAAGAATGGGGATCACATTGTGGCGGCGAAAAATATTTACGGTGGCACTTATAATTTGCTGGCGCACACTCTTCCACAGTATGGAATCACCACTACTTTCGTCGATCCCTTTGATTATGAGCAGGTGGAAGGTGCCATTCTGGATAATACGAAAGCGGTATTCATCGAGACACTGGGAAATCCCAACTCCGATGTGGTAGATATTGAAAAACTGGCCGGGATCGCTCATGCGCACAAGATTCCGCTGGTCATCGACAATACATTTGCGACCCCTTATCTGGTGCGCCCGATCGAGTACGGCGCAGACATCGTCGTACATTCTGCGACGAAATTCATCGGTGGACATGGAACCACCATCGGGGGCGTGATCGTCGACAGCGGTAAATTTGACTGGGAGGAAAGCGGTAAATTTCCGTCTCTTACCGAGCCGAACCCGAGTTACCACGGAATCAGCTTTACCAAAGCAGTGGGCGCGGCAGCATTTGTGACGAAGATCCGCGCGATTCTTCTTCGGGATACGGGCGCGACATTATCGCCGTTTCATGCTTTTTTCTTCCTCCAGGGGCTGGAGACATTGTCTCTTCGCGTGGAACGCCATGTGGAAAATGCGCTTAAGGTGGTAGAGTATTTGAATAATCACCCGCAGGTGGAGGCGGTGCATCATCCGTCCGTTTCCAGTGATCCGCTGCAAAAGGAACTGTACCAGAAATATTTCCCGGATGGCGGAGGCTCTATTTTTACATTTGAGATCAAAGGAGATGCCGAAAAAGCCAAAGCCTTTATCGATAATCTGGAATTATTCTCCCTTCTGGCAAATGTGGCGGATGTGAAGTCTCTGGTGATCCATCCGGCGTCCACGACACATTCGCAGTTGAATGAGGAGGAGTTATTAGATCAGGGAATTAAGCCGAACACCATTCGTCTGTCCATCGGGACGGAAAATATTGCTGATATTATTGAAGATTTGGACGAGGCGTTCAAGGCAGTGAGTGAAAAATAG
- a CDS encoding PHP domain-containing protein, which translates to MRIDMHCHVKEGSLDSKVPLGEFISILKDKGIDGMVVTDHDTYNGYRHWKYQMKDKEHPDFVVLKGIEYDTRDAGHILVIMPQGVRMRLLELRGLPLSLLINFVHHHGGICGPAHPCGEKYLSFTHTKCFKKTPELMEQFDFVEVFNACESPESNEGARKLAEEYGKIGVGGSDAHRPDCVGMAYTEFEDPIKTELDLIQQIRSRKPIQAKGGFYTGTTKDKMGRANKLLVYSFWLYNFGGALLRMRGRKDKIQAEQPIDPIDPIEMPYLSEIKRKY; encoded by the coding sequence ATGAGAATTGATATGCACTGTCATGTGAAGGAAGGCTCGCTCGACAGTAAAGTGCCGTTGGGGGAATTTATTTCGATACTAAAAGATAAAGGAATCGACGGTATGGTGGTGACCGATCACGACACATATAATGGTTACCGGCATTGGAAATATCAGATGAAGGACAAGGAGCACCCGGATTTTGTGGTACTCAAAGGGATCGAATACGATACCCGGGATGCGGGACATATTCTGGTCATTATGCCGCAGGGGGTGCGTATGCGTCTTCTTGAACTAAGGGGGCTGCCGCTTTCTCTTCTGATTAATTTCGTGCATCACCACGGCGGAATCTGTGGACCGGCTCATCCCTGCGGGGAGAAATATCTCAGCTTTACACACACGAAATGTTTTAAGAAAACGCCGGAGTTGATGGAGCAGTTTGATTTTGTTGAGGTATTCAACGCCTGTGAGTCCCCGGAATCGAATGAAGGGGCAAGAAAGCTGGCCGAGGAATACGGGAAGATTGGAGTGGGCGGAAGCGACGCTCACAGGCCGGACTGCGTGGGAATGGCGTATACGGAATTCGAGGATCCGATCAAGACGGAGCTGGATCTGATTCAACAGATACGCAGCAGGAAGCCGATACAGGCCAAAGGCGGATTTTACACCGGCACCACGAAGGATAAGATGGGAAGGGCGAATAAGCTGCTGGTATATTCTTTTTGGCTCTATAATTTTGGCGGGGCGCTGCTTCGGATGCGGGGAAGAAAGGACAAGATTCAGGCGGAACAGCCCATCGATCCGATCGACCCGATTGAGATGCCATATTTAAGTGAGATAAAGAGGAAATATTAA
- the leuC gene encoding 3-isopropylmalate dehydratase large subunit produces the protein MGMTMTQKILAAHAGLDCVEAGQLIEAKLDVVMANDITGPMALPIFREMAENVFDKDKVVLVPDHFTPNKDIKSAENSKAIREFAKAQGLSWYFEQGKSGVEHAILPEAGVVATGECIIGADSHTCTYGALGAFSTGVGTTDIATGMAMGELWFKVPSAIQFVLTGKPGPYVTGKDIILHIIGKIGVDGALYKSMEFTGDGIANLTMDDRFTMANMAIEAGAKNGIFPVDEKTEEYLKEHTKKSYQIYTADEDAEYDEVVIINLAEVRPTVAFPHLPGNAKTIDEIEEMEPIKIDQVVIGSCTNGRMSDMRKAAAILKGHTVHPDVRVMVVPATQKIYKECIKEGLIDIFIDAGCAVNTPSCGPCMGGHMGVMAAGEKCVSTTNRNFVGRMGHVDSLIYLASPEVAAASAIAGCIANPEKVGDR, from the coding sequence ATGGGAATGACGATGACACAGAAGATTCTTGCCGCTCATGCAGGACTTGACTGCGTGGAGGCAGGACAGCTCATCGAAGCCAAATTGGACGTAGTGATGGCGAACGACATCACCGGACCTATGGCTCTGCCGATTTTCAGAGAGATGGCAGAGAACGTATTTGACAAGGACAAAGTGGTCTTGGTACCAGATCATTTTACTCCCAATAAAGATATCAAGTCGGCAGAGAATTCAAAAGCGATCCGTGAGTTCGCGAAGGCGCAGGGACTCAGCTGGTATTTTGAACAGGGTAAATCCGGTGTGGAACATGCGATTCTGCCGGAGGCCGGCGTGGTGGCAACCGGAGAGTGTATTATCGGTGCGGACTCCCACACCTGTACATATGGCGCATTAGGGGCATTCTCTACGGGAGTCGGGACTACCGATATTGCGACGGGAATGGCTATGGGAGAGCTTTGGTTCAAGGTGCCCTCTGCGATTCAGTTCGTGCTCACCGGGAAACCGGGACCGTATGTGACGGGTAAGGATATTATCCTGCACATTATCGGAAAGATTGGAGTGGACGGAGCGCTCTACAAATCAATGGAGTTTACCGGAGACGGTATTGCGAATCTGACCATGGACGACCGGTTCACGATGGCAAATATGGCGATCGAGGCCGGTGCGAAGAATGGAATCTTCCCGGTAGATGAGAAGACGGAAGAGTATTTGAAGGAACATACAAAGAAGAGCTATCAGATCTATACGGCGGACGAGGACGCCGAGTACGATGAGGTAGTTATCATCAATTTGGCAGAGGTACGCCCGACGGTGGCATTCCCGCATCTTCCGGGTAATGCAAAGACCATTGATGAGATTGAGGAGATGGAGCCAATCAAGATCGATCAGGTAGTCATCGGTTCCTGCACCAACGGCCGGATGAGCGATATGAGAAAAGCGGCAGCAATCCTGAAGGGCCACACGGTACATCCGGATGTGCGTGTTATGGTTGTTCCGGCGACCCAGAAGATTTATAAGGAATGTATCAAGGAAGGATTGATTGATATTTTCATTGACGCGGGATGTGCGGTCAATACGCCGAGCTGCGGACCGTGTATGGGAGGACATATGGGCGTTATGGCAGCAGGTGAGAAATGCGTATCCACGACCAACCGGAATTTCGTAGGAAGAATGGGTCATGTTGATTCCCTGATCTATCTTGCCTCCCCGGAGGTGGCGGCGGCCAGCGCCATCGCAGGCTGTATTGCAAATCCTGAGAAAGTAGGTGACAGATAA
- a CDS encoding ABC transporter ATP-binding protein: MGVLEAEHVCYSYKTKYQKIEAVRDISFVFEEGRMYAVTGESGSGKSTFLSLLAGLDLPTQGRIYVDGKDMAQLDRDRYRREQVSVVYQAFHLFPLLTALENVMFPMELRGTKKEEARKTAQMLIGKVGLGEKSFRQFPQMMSGGEQQRVAIARAMASGGRVILADEPTGNLDTENEKNIVEILKELAHGGGYTVIVITHNPEVARDADVVLTLRDGKLVSAMDRAALKNRTKTGEVDSSC; this comes from the coding sequence ATGGGTGTATTAGAGGCAGAGCATGTATGCTATTCCTATAAAACAAAGTATCAGAAGATAGAGGCAGTAAGGGACATTTCTTTTGTGTTTGAGGAGGGGAGGATGTACGCGGTCACCGGGGAGTCCGGCAGTGGAAAGAGCACTTTTTTGTCCTTGCTGGCGGGGCTGGACCTTCCAACTCAGGGGCGGATTTATGTGGATGGAAAGGACATGGCACAGCTTGACCGTGACAGATACCGTCGTGAGCAGGTGTCCGTGGTCTATCAGGCATTCCATCTGTTTCCGCTCCTTACTGCGCTGGAAAATGTCATGTTCCCGATGGAGCTTCGCGGCACGAAAAAGGAAGAGGCGAGGAAAACGGCGCAAATGCTGATTGGGAAGGTGGGGCTTGGAGAGAAAAGCTTCCGGCAATTCCCCCAGATGATGAGCGGTGGTGAGCAGCAGAGGGTGGCGATCGCAAGGGCGATGGCATCCGGGGGCAGAGTGATCCTGGCGGACGAACCGACGGGAAATCTGGACACGGAAAATGAGAAAAATATTGTGGAAATCCTTAAGGAACTGGCGCATGGCGGTGGATATACCGTGATCGTAATTACGCACAACCCGGAGGTGGCAAGAGATGCAGATGTGGTGCTGACCCTGCGCGATGGAAAGCTGGTATCCGCCATGGACCGGGCGGCCCTCAAAAACCGGACTAAGACCGGGGAGGTGGATTCTTCATGCTAA
- a CDS encoding Rrf2 family transcriptional regulator: MKISTKGRYALRMLLDLAQHRNNGYIALKDIAKRQGISKKYLEQIVPMLNRADILLRGRGYQGGYMLAKDPGYYTVGDILRITEGSLAPVACLEQDPNLCTRKDECITLAVWQGLYQVVNEYLDGITLQDILDRQENLRGNDYVI, translated from the coding sequence ATGAAAATATCCACGAAAGGCCGTTATGCCCTGCGTATGCTTCTAGACCTTGCCCAGCACCGCAACAACGGTTACATTGCGCTAAAAGACATTGCCAAGCGCCAGGGAATTTCCAAAAAATATCTGGAACAGATCGTTCCTATGCTCAATCGTGCGGATATCCTGCTCAGAGGCCGCGGCTATCAAGGCGGCTACATGCTGGCCAAAGATCCCGGCTACTATACGGTAGGCGATATCCTGCGGATCACCGAAGGAAGTCTTGCACCTGTTGCCTGCCTGGAACAGGACCCCAACCTTTGTACGAGAAAAGACGAATGCATCACTCTTGCTGTATGGCAGGGTCTGTACCAGGTGGTAAATGAATATCTCGACGGAATCACCCTTCAGGATATCCTGGATCGTCAGGAAAATCTCCGCGGTAATGATTATGTGATCTAA
- the feoB gene encoding ferrous iron transport protein B, which yields MSKPVSVAFIGNPNCGKTTLFNAYTGANLKVANWPGVTVEKKEGKTIYDGQEYKLIDLPGIYSLTSYTMEEKVSRQCILSDEVDVIVDVVDASCLERNLYLTLQLIELGKPVVLALNMMDIVEERGMELDLHRLPEMLGIPTIPVSARKRSGLSILMHAVAHHQDLEVRDPLIHHHANRKPSQHVHNHHSEYAMVYRDEIEDKIDLISETLIQSYPEISNPRWHAIKYLENDAEVMESHPITIEKELLENCEKEIINQKYDFIEEVIEEALVNKDAKAQKTDKVDRYMTHKYLGLPIFLGIMALVFFLTFTIGDWLKGYFEIGLEMFGNFVFEGLTALHTSDMLISLVVDGIISGVGGILTFLPNIFILFLALAFLEDSGYMARVAFVMDDIMSSLGLSGRAFIPLLLGFGCSVPAVMASRALEHRKDRLKTILITPFMSCSARLPIYVLFSSLFFGKRAMLVCYSMYLLGIVVAIATAFVLSKVDGSKAEHNLLIELPEYKTPNARTIAIYVWEKVKDYLTKAGTVIFVASVIMWVLLNFGTSGYTTDISQSFGSMIGKGIVPLFRPLGLGYWQIVVALIAGIAAKEVVVSSCGVLFGISNVTGKAGMAAFTATLGSMGFGAANAYALMVFCLLYVPCTATIATIRREVESRKMTLLIVGYQLAVAWIVSFIVYQIGCML from the coding sequence ATGAGTAAGCCGGTAAGCGTCGCATTTATCGGGAATCCGAATTGTGGAAAGACGACTCTTTTCAACGCCTATACCGGGGCAAACCTAAAAGTGGCCAACTGGCCGGGAGTTACGGTGGAAAAGAAGGAAGGAAAGACGATCTATGACGGGCAGGAATATAAGCTTATAGATCTTCCCGGCATTTACAGTCTGACCTCTTATACTATGGAAGAAAAAGTGTCCAGACAGTGCATTTTAAGTGATGAAGTCGATGTCATTGTGGATGTAGTAGACGCGTCCTGTCTGGAGAGGAATCTGTATCTGACGCTTCAGCTCATCGAGCTGGGTAAACCGGTGGTGCTGGCGCTCAATATGATGGATATCGTGGAGGAGCGCGGAATGGAGCTGGATCTGCACCGCCTTCCGGAGATGCTGGGAATCCCTACGATTCCGGTGTCCGCAAGAAAGCGGAGCGGGCTTTCGATCCTGATGCACGCTGTTGCACATCACCAGGATCTGGAAGTGAGAGATCCGCTGATCCATCACCATGCAAACCGGAAGCCGTCGCAGCATGTTCACAATCATCATTCCGAATATGCGATGGTATACCGGGATGAGATCGAGGATAAGATCGATCTGATTTCCGAGACCCTGATCCAGAGTTATCCGGAGATTTCCAATCCGAGGTGGCATGCAATCAAATATCTGGAAAATGATGCGGAGGTGATGGAAAGCCACCCGATTACGATAGAAAAAGAGCTTCTTGAAAATTGTGAGAAAGAGATCATCAATCAAAAATATGATTTTATCGAGGAAGTGATTGAGGAAGCGCTGGTAAATAAAGACGCCAAAGCGCAGAAGACGGACAAGGTGGACCGCTATATGACGCATAAATACCTGGGTCTTCCGATTTTCCTTGGAATCATGGCGCTGGTATTTTTCCTGACCTTTACGATCGGGGACTGGCTGAAGGGATATTTTGAGATTGGCCTTGAGATGTTCGGCAATTTTGTTTTTGAGGGTCTGACGGCGCTACATACCAGCGATATGCTGATTTCCCTTGTGGTAGACGGAATCATTTCCGGCGTGGGCGGAATCCTGACCTTCCTGCCGAATATTTTCATCCTGTTCCTTGCCCTGGCCTTTCTGGAGGACAGTGGTTATATGGCGCGGGTGGCGTTTGTGATGGATGATATCATGAGCAGTCTTGGGCTTTCGGGAAGGGCATTTATTCCTCTGCTTCTCGGCTTCGGATGTTCAGTTCCGGCAGTTATGGCATCAAGAGCGCTGGAGCACCGGAAAGACCGCTTGAAAACAATACTTATTACGCCGTTTATGTCCTGCAGTGCGAGACTTCCGATTTATGTGCTGTTCTCGTCCCTGTTTTTTGGAAAACGCGCGATGCTTGTCTGCTACTCCATGTATTTGCTGGGAATCGTTGTGGCGATTGCAACGGCATTCGTCCTGTCCAAGGTGGATGGAAGCAAGGCGGAGCATAATCTTTTGATAGAGCTGCCGGAATATAAGACGCCGAATGCGCGGACGATCGCCATCTATGTGTGGGAGAAAGTAAAGGATTATCTGACGAAGGCGGGAACCGTGATCTTCGTGGCGTCCGTTATTATGTGGGTGCTGCTGAATTTCGGAACATCAGGCTACACGACAGATATTTCCCAGAGTTTTGGTTCCATGATCGGAAAAGGTATCGTACCGCTGTTCAGACCTCTGGGCCTTGGATACTGGCAGATCGTGGTGGCGCTGATCGCGGGAATCGCGGCCAAGGAAGTCGTGGTCTCCAGTTGTGGCGTGCTGTTCGGAATCAGCAATGTGACAGGGAAGGCCGGAATGGCGGCGTTTACTGCCACTTTGGGAAGTATGGGCTTCGGCGCGGCCAATGCCTATGCGCTGATGGTATTCTGCCTGCTGTATGTGCCGTGTACGGCAACGATCGCGACCATTCGACGGGAAGTGGAGAGCAGGAAAATGACGCTGCTGATCGTAGGATACCAGCTTGCAGTGGCGTGGATTGTAAGTTTTATTGTATATCAGATAGGGTGTATGCTGTGA
- a CDS encoding 3-isopropylmalate dehydratase small subunit, with the protein MKALGHVFKYGDNVDTDVIIPARYLNSFDAKELASHAMVDIDPTFAKRVQPGDLIVANKNFGCGSSREHAPLCLKTAGVSCVIAETFARIFYRNAINIGLPIIECPEAARGIEAGDEVEVDFDSGKIYNKTRGTEFQGQPFPEFMQKLIAAGGLVKYTNSKKEK; encoded by the coding sequence ATGAAAGCACTGGGACATGTATTTAAATATGGTGACAATGTAGATACGGACGTGATCATTCCGGCAAGATATCTGAACTCTTTCGATGCCAAGGAGCTGGCAAGCCACGCTATGGTCGATATCGATCCGACTTTTGCTAAGAGAGTACAGCCGGGGGATCTGATCGTGGCAAATAAGAACTTTGGCTGCGGTTCTTCCAGAGAACACGCACCGCTCTGTCTGAAAACAGCAGGCGTAAGCTGTGTCATCGCAGAGACCTTTGCGCGGATTTTTTATCGGAATGCAATCAATATCGGACTTCCAATCATCGAATGCCCGGAAGCGGCGAGAGGGATCGAAGCAGGGGATGAAGTGGAAGTAGACTTTGATTCCGGGAAGATTTACAACAAGACCAGAGGAACCGAGTTCCAGGGACAGCCGTTCCCGGAATTCATGCAGAAGCTGATTGCAGCCGGCGGTCTGGTAAAATATACGAACAGCAAAAAAGAAAAATAG
- a CDS encoding FeoA domain-containing protein has translation MNLKEGKNNRTYEVKMIDLELGLERRLEALGLTEGAKITVLNNDKKGALTVKFRGTRFALGKRIAEHITVEGGEDHE, from the coding sequence ATGAATTTAAAAGAAGGAAAAAATAATCGAACCTATGAGGTAAAAATGATTGACCTGGAATTAGGACTGGAACGCCGTCTGGAAGCGCTTGGACTTACGGAAGGGGCGAAGATCACGGTGCTGAATAATGACAAAAAGGGAGCGCTCACCGTAAAGTTCCGCGGCACCCGCTTCGCGCTTGGCAAAAGAATTGCCGAGCATATTACGGTAGAAGGGGGAGAGGATCATGAGTAA
- the cysK gene encoding cysteine synthase A, with translation MMRVYRGITELIGHTPLMELANYEKDQKLNAVLLAKLEYFNPAGSVKDRIGKAMIEDAEEKGTLVPGSVIIEPTSGNTGIGLAAVAAARGYRAILTMPETMSVERRNLLKAYGAEIVLTDGAKGMTGAIKKAEELAKEIPNSFIPGQFTNPANPEAHRRTTGPEIWEDTDGTVDIFVAGVGTGGTLTGVGEYLKSKNPQVKVVAVEPSTSPVLSKGVAGPHKIQGIGAGFVPDTLNTDIYDEIIAVDHEDAFAAGRAIARREGILVGISAGAAVFAAAELAKRPENEGKTIVVLLPDTGDRYLSTPMFTE, from the coding sequence ATTATGAGAGTTTATCGAGGAATCACGGAACTGATCGGTCATACGCCGCTTATGGAATTAGCGAACTATGAGAAGGATCAGAAGTTAAATGCGGTGCTTCTTGCTAAGCTGGAGTATTTTAATCCGGCGGGAAGTGTGAAGGACAGAATCGGAAAAGCGATGATAGAAGATGCGGAGGAGAAAGGAACGTTAGTTCCGGGTTCCGTCATTATTGAACCGACCAGCGGTAATACCGGTATCGGACTTGCAGCGGTGGCAGCCGCGCGCGGTTATCGGGCAATCCTGACCATGCCGGAGACGATGAGCGTGGAGAGAAGGAACCTTCTGAAAGCATACGGCGCAGAGATCGTTCTGACAGACGGAGCCAAAGGAATGACAGGGGCGATTAAGAAGGCCGAGGAACTGGCAAAGGAGATTCCGAACAGCTTCATTCCGGGACAGTTCACGAATCCGGCGAATCCGGAAGCGCACCGCAGGACGACCGGCCCTGAAATCTGGGAAGATACGGACGGAACCGTAGATATCTTTGTTGCAGGTGTAGGAACCGGAGGGACGCTTACCGGAGTGGGAGAATATTTAAAATCAAAGAATCCTCAGGTGAAGGTGGTCGCGGTGGAGCCGTCCACATCTCCCGTACTTTCCAAAGGGGTGGCCGGACCGCACAAGATTCAGGGAATCGGGGCCGGATTTGTACCAGATACCTTGAATACGGATATTTATGATGAAATTATTGCAGTGGATCACGAAGATGCTTTTGCGGCAGGAAGAGCCATTGCAAGACGCGAGGGCATTCTGGTGGGAATCTCCGCAGGGGCGGCAGTATTTGCGGCGGCAGAGCTGGCAAAGCGCCCTGAAAATGAAGGGAAAACCATCGTGGTGCTTTTGCCGGATACGGGAGACCGATATTTGTCTACCCCGATGTTTACAGAATAG
- a CDS encoding peptidyl-prolyl cis-trans isomerase, with the protein MKKRIVSLVLAAAMTAAAITGCGKLDGSAVVAEVGEEKITADVANFYARYQQAQYETYYASFMGTDLWAGEAQDGKTYEESIKESIMESLETLYVLDAHKSEYNVELTDEEKENIKKAAESFADANGKEEKEVISGDAATVQKVLELLTIQEKMRVEIGKGADTEVSDEEAAQKKLQYVRFPFTTTDADGNQTTLSDEEKAELKEKAEAFKNGAADADDFEAFAKEQGYEATSVTFDDESTSLPQNLLIAADMLKEGEVTTVVEDTSAYYVGKLISLLDREATDTKKTTIVSERKQELFNDTCEKWRKDAGVKVHKSTWNKIDFVKQGVTIKSTDTETEE; encoded by the coding sequence ATGAAGAAAAGAATAGTTTCGCTTGTTCTGGCGGCAGCAATGACGGCTGCGGCTATAACAGGCTGTGGAAAATTAGATGGAAGCGCGGTGGTCGCAGAAGTGGGTGAGGAGAAAATCACAGCAGATGTGGCGAATTTTTACGCCCGTTATCAGCAGGCACAGTATGAGACCTATTATGCGAGCTTCATGGGAACCGACCTGTGGGCTGGCGAAGCACAGGACGGAAAGACGTATGAGGAGAGTATAAAAGAATCTATCATGGAATCCTTAGAGACATTGTATGTACTTGACGCACACAAATCAGAATACAATGTTGAACTGACAGATGAGGAGAAGGAGAATATCAAGAAAGCAGCCGAGAGCTTTGCCGATGCGAACGGGAAGGAAGAAAAGGAAGTGATCTCAGGAGATGCGGCGACGGTACAGAAGGTGCTGGAGCTTTTGACTATCCAGGAAAAGATGCGTGTAGAGATCGGCAAAGGCGCGGATACTGAGGTTTCCGACGAGGAGGCAGCACAGAAGAAGCTGCAGTATGTGCGGTTTCCATTTACCACGACGGACGCAGACGGCAATCAGACCACGCTTTCTGATGAGGAGAAGGCAGAGCTGAAGGAGAAGGCGGAAGCATTCAAAAATGGTGCGGCAGACGCCGACGACTTTGAGGCATTTGCAAAAGAGCAGGGCTATGAGGCCACGAGCGTTACTTTTGATGATGAGTCGACCTCACTTCCACAGAATCTTCTGATTGCGGCAGATATGCTGAAAGAGGGAGAGGTCACCACAGTGGTAGAAGACACTTCTGCATATTATGTAGGAAAGCTGATCAGTCTTCTTGACAGGGAGGCAACGGATACGAAGAAGACCACCATCGTCTCTGAGAGAAAGCAGGAGTTGTTCAATGATACCTGCGAAAAGTGGAGAAAAGATGCGGGTGTAAAGGTGCATAAGAGCACATGGAATAAGATCGATTTTGTTAAACAGGGAGTAACAATCAAGAGTACCGACACAGAAACGGAAGAATAG